TGATGTAGTGATTAAGCTGTATAAAGGCCAAGCGACAGCCGTTAAAAAACGTTCGCCAAACAGCTTGTATTCAGAAGCTTTCGCAACGTTTGGCGAAGATGACGTATACGATCAAAAACACGCTGAAGGCTTTATCCGTTTATATTCTTTAGCGAGCCGTATTCGCGCGCTAAACACTAAATAGATTTTACGCCAACGATATAAAGGCGCTGCAAAGCGCCTTTCTTATAATGACTTTTGGCAAACAGAGAGTCATTACAAGAAAGAGAATAAGACTTACAGCTATATTATTAAACACCCAGTTCTTAAAACAGTTTTCAAAACAGAGGATACCGACATGGCGTTATGGGGCGGAAGATTTCAGGGCGAAACCAGTGCACTTTTCAAGTTGTTTAATGACTCACTGCCAGTGGATTACCGCTTATTTGAACAAGACGTTGTCGGCTCTATTGCATGGGCAGATGCCATTGCTAGCGTCGGTATTATTACTGCAAAAGAATGTATCGATTTAAAAGCAGCGTTAAATGAGCTGCTGGTGGAAGTGGGTAACGATCCGCAAGCGATTATCAGCAACGGCGCCGAAGATATACACAGCTTTGTTGAACAAAAGCTGATTGCCAAAGTAGGCGATTTAGGCAAAAAACTCCACACGGGCCGTTCGCGTAACGACCAAGTCGCCACAGATTTAAAGCTGTGGTGCAAAAAAGAAGGTGCAGCATTACTCGCACGTTTAGGTACATTGCATGCAGAGTTAATTGCATTAGCCGAGCGTGAAGTCGATGCGGTTATGCCGGGTTACACCCATTTACAACGTGCACAGCCAGTTACTTTTGGTCACTGGGCGCTGGCTTATGTTGAAATGTATGAGCGTGATATTAGCCGCCTACAAGATGCATTAAGCCGTGCCGATTCATGTCCATTAGGTTCTGGCGCACTAGCCGGTACCGCTTATCCGATTGATCGCCACGCGTTAGCGGCAGCGTTAAACTTTGCTCGCCCAACCTTAAACAGCTTAGACAGTGTGTCGGATCGCGATCACGTGGTTGAATTATGCAGCGCCGCGTCAATCAGTATGATGCATTTAAGCCGCATGGCTGAAGACCTAATTTTCTTCAACTCTGGCGAAGCTAATTTTATCTCATTAGCCGATGAAGTCACTTCTGGCTCATCACTGATGCCACAAAAGAAAAACCCCGATGCCTTAGAGCTTATTCGTGGTAAAACCGGCCGTGTATATGGCAGCTTAATGGGTATTTTAACGACCATGAAAGCCTTGCCATTGGCGTACAACAAAGACATGCAAGAAGATAAAGAAGGCTTATTCGACGTAGTCGACAGTTGGGCTATTTGCCTAGACATGGCAGCATTAGTATTGTCGGGCTTAAAAGTGAATCGTCCACAAGCTTTGGTCGCGGCGCAACAAGGTTATGCTAATGCCACTGAACTTGCGGATTATCTTGTGGCTAAAGGTATGCCGTTCCGTGAAGCACACCATGTAGTGGGTGAGGTGGTGGTATTTGCCATTGGTGAGCAAAAGCCGATTGAAGACTTAAGCGTGGCTGAGCTACAGAAATTTGCCAACGTGATTAGCGATGATGTGTATCCAAACCTTACGATTGAAGCGTGTTTAGAAAAACGTGATGTATTAGGTGGCACCGCTATCAATCAAGTGCAAGCAGCCATAGCAGCTAAAAAAGCATAGCTATAAAAGCATAACGATAAGTACTTATTTCGATAGCATCGAGGTAGATATTAGTAACCAAGCCCTGTTGATATTCATCGGCGGGGCTTTTTTTTCGCCACCATAAACCATAGCTAGAACACACTATAGAGCAGTCATTTATTTAACCATGCTGCGTATGGAAAGGTTGTTGTCGTTTGTATCGCTTCTTATGTATTCAATTTAGGATCAATGCACATCACGCTATCACCACTCTAGCTATAGATTTTACTCATCGATATCACTCATTGATATCACTCATAAGATAGCCACGCCAACATTCGGTTAAATTTTTTTACAAGTTTGAGTAATTACTTAAAACATCTGTGTCAAATACCATAACGTCCCATTTGAGTTGTTATTGCCTACCGCTAAATATCGGAATACTAGTCGGTTTAAATTGTTATCTGTTAATTCAAACACTCGGTCTATTTTGACAATAAATAGGCCGAATTTTTGTGGTTGCATTGTTTTGATTCTGCTCTATGTTGATGTTGGAGTTGTAATAAGAAATCCAATATGAGTAACAAAATAATAAAGTTCTGTTAACAGTGCTGTTGGCGCTGCAGCAGATAAAATAAGAGGACAACCCAATGACAAAATCGATACTTTTACTGTTGGCAGGCTTATTAACTGGCGCAGCTCAAGCAGCGGTTGGTAGCTACCCAGTAGTGTTAGTGCATGGCTTTCAACCGGATAATTTACAAAGTAAGCCGACAGGTACACAGGTAACTGACAATGGTTCAGAGTACTGGGCGCAATATTGGCGTGATCGCGCTGATGCACGCATTGATTGGCCATCGCAAGAGCGTATTGCCAATAAAATAACCAGTCTATATGTGTGGCCTAAATTGCAACAGTTGTCGCGTGAGGGGACATGTACCAGCGGTTGTGTATTTGTGACCCATTCTACTGGCGATTTAGTGATGCGCTATATTATTGATAACCAAGCGCTATGGTTGCAAAACGCAGGTTTAAAGCCGCTTAATATAGTCGCTACATTTGACTTTTCTGGCGCGGGTGGTGGGGTTGAATTGGCTGATTTGGCGGTTAATGTCGCCAGTGGTTCAGGTTTGATAGATGCAACATTAAAACTAGCTGTCTCGTTATGGTTAGGAGAACTGCCATCGTCATCCAATATTGGGGTATTGAATGATTTACGCGTAAATACTGCACGCCAATTGGCAGCGTTTCCCGAAAGCCGAGTGCCACGTTTACGTTTTGCTGGGGCAGGCTCTGACTTTCTCGGCGTGACAGGGGCATTTTTACCCGGCGAAGATGATGGCGTTGTTGCCAGCCATTCTAGTTGTGGTGCTGCGGCCGTTGGCAGTTACAACAGTTGTTCGCGCAGTGTAGCATTTGATGGCAAGCTCACCTCGACTAATGGCCCGAGCGGATTTATGCCTTATCACTATCCAATGTTGATGAGTGAAGGTTATAGCCATGGTGACACTATTTTAAATGGCGCTAAAGATGAAGTAACTTCTGCTAATAGTCGTGCCAATTATCTCAATGGCGATAACTTACAATTCAGCACCTATGATGAAAAACGTGGCTGGTGGATATTTAGTTCACGTTATAGAGTGGTTAATCATTCGAATAAAACCAGCATGTCAGCACTTGTGTATCAGGCTGCTAACTAAGCGTATATGAAATATAAAAAAATCATTATAACAATATCCCTACTCGCTACGGCAGTAGGGTTTTGGGTTTACACTTCTGAGTCGGCACTTGAGCCACCTCAGAGTGCGGCCGTTATCGAGCAAGATGATACCGCGCCAACCAAACTGAAAGTAGTAAAACACATGCAAACTAAAACGATGACCGTGGTTGAAAAGCTTCCACAGCCGATCAGTGATAGTTTTCAGCTTATGGCAGAGGCTTATGCTAGCGAACTTGAGTTGCCATCTTACTCAATGCCTTTATCGGTTGATGATACGCACTTACTTAACCCCAATGCTTACATTCCTCAGCCGGTGCAGCTCCAAGATGGAGCCAGTGCCAGCATAGTGTTGCCTAAGTATCGTTTTAGTTTTCCTGAACCAGTGGTTATTAATCTCGACGTTAATGGCTTGCTTGTTGCTGGGGCAAGTGCAGCATTACGTAGTGAGCTTATAAGTGGATCGGAGCCATTCATTAGCGGAACCATGCTAGGTGCCGATGGAAAATGGGCGATACAACTGAATGCTGAAGACGATTGGAATGGTCCAATGGAGGTCAGTGTTACCTTTAGCGCTAAGGGCAAAAAACAAACGTTAAAAACAGGCATAGAATATAGTCATCCTACGGCAACAATAACCGGAGTGGAGGATATCCGCGCTGAAGGCAGTGATATGTTGATACCAGTTAAATTGGATGTTGAGCAAGCGGGTTATTATCGTTTACGGGCCAATCTATATACAGCAGATAAGCAGCCGATTGCCTTGCTAACGGGTTCAGACAAGCTGACTGAAGGCTCTGTGGTGCTGGATCTTAAAGCCTATAAAGGGGTGTTAGCGCAATATAAAGGCCCTTATGTTCTGAGTACATTTGTATTGGAGCGCCGCCCTGCAGTACCCGGTGAGTTAACTCAGTACGGCCACAGTGAGGAACCTGCCTACCAGTTAGGTGATTTTGCGGTTGAGTCGTTATCTGATGAGCCATGGCAACCCGATGAGCAAGAAATGCAGCGACTTGAGTTTTTGCAAAAAATGGCAACAGACTAGGGGGTAATCATTGTTGCTTACATTATCTAAAGCCCGCGTTAGCCAATAACGTGGGCTTTTTTATGCATAAATAACCTCAAAGTTGCCATGATTACTGCATTAATTCGTGCAAATAAGTAATGGAGGCAATGACTATAAAATAGATAATCTGCTTAGTTTCTTAGTTGTTGCAACAGTTTCAATGTATTTTTTGTAATCAGTTCTATACTAAAAATAGGTTCATTGTTTATTTAAGTAAAGACACTTTGATGATAATAAATTGAAATTGGGAGCAGATATGTTTTTAGATTATTTTGCGTTAGGGATTATATTTTTTGTCGTGATATTTATTTTTTACGGCATTATTGCGATTCATGATATTCCTTACGAGATTGCGAAAAAACGTAATCATCCACAGCAAGATGCATTGCATATTGCGGGTTGGGTAAGCTTATTTACATTGCATGCCATTTGGCCATTTTTATGGATTTGGGCCACGTTATATCGAGAAGATAGAGGCTGGGGATTTAGTGATTCGAGAAAGCGAGAATTGATACTCGAGGGTGAAGTTAAAGAGCTAATGAATCATGTCACAGCGTTAACGGATCGTTTGTCGCTATTAGAGCAACGTTCTGCTGTCACGACTCCTCCCGTTTCTGATGAACACTCACAAGAGGCCTAAGCATGGACTTACTACTGATACTGACTTATACCGCATTTTGTATCGCAGTTTTTAAAGTATTTAAAATTCCGTTAACCAAATGGACTGTGCCGACAGCTATTCTTGGTGGAATTGTATTAATTGGTACTTTATTAATTTTAATGAATTATAACCATCCCTATTCGAGGTTTGCTCGCGAGTATTTTGTCACTATTCCGATTGTGCCCGCAGTTAAAGGATTGGTTATCGAAGTCAATGTTAAGCCAAATACACCAGTAAAAGAAGGTGAGGTGTTATTTAAAATTGACCCTACACCTTACCTTTCAATGGTTAAGCAAAAACAAGCGGCGCTAAAAGAAGCAGAACTGCAAGTACCACAACTTGAAGCCGCTTTTCAAATAGCGGCAGCTAAAGTTGAACAAGCAACAGCAGATAAAGATCGTACAGAATCAGTCTATCGACGCTATGAAGACGGTCGCAAAAAAGCGGGGCGTAATTCACCGTTTACTGAGCTTGAGCTCGACAATCGTCGCCAATTATACATAGCTTCATCAGCGCAACTAGATGCCGCTTTAGCTGAGGGGCTGCGGACTCGTTTGGCATATGAGTCGAATATTGATGGCGTCAATACCAAAGTAGCAGGCCTACAAGCTGAACTCGCTAAGGCTGAATATGACTTACAGCAAACAGTCGTCAGAGCGCCTGCGGATGGTGTAGTGACTCAATTAGCGCTACGAAAAGGCGCTATGGCTGTGCCTTTACCTTTGCGCCCAGCACTGACGTTTATTCCAGATGAGACGAGATATTTTGCTGGCGCTTTCTGGCAAAACTCATTATTACGTCTTAAAGAAGGTGATGAAGCCGAAGTGATAATTGATGCCATGCCTGGACAAGTGTTTAAAGGCAAAGTTGCCAAAATACTCCCTGCTATGGCAGAAGGTGAAATTCAATTTAGCGGAAATTTACAGTCATCGAATAAGTTGTTTCAACGCGGTCGAGTATTGGTGTTGATTGAGCTAGAAGATGACGCAATAAGACAATCATTGCCAGCAGGTGTCGCAGGGCAAGTGGCTATTTATACCGATCATTTTAGCCATGTTGCGGTAATGAGAAAGGTATTATTAAGAATGCAGGGCTGGTTAAATTACTTGTTTACAGAAGGACATTAACCTCGATTTTATGAGCGCCAGGGTTTAAACGTTTTTCTCAATAATGGTGGCTATATGAAACCAAGTTATACAGTCTGTGCTTGCTGTACTTGGTTTCTGCCGCCGCGTTTGGCGCAATACATAGCCATATCTGCTCGGCTAAAAAGGTCTTGTATTACCTTGTCTCCGGCGGTTAATGAACTTACGCCAATAGATACGGTAACCTTAATGTTGCTATTTGCTTGAGTGGTATGAAATGAGTGTTTGGCAATATGTTCTCGAATACGCTCAGCAATGATCATTGCACCTTCACCGTCGGTCATCGGTAAGATGATGGTAAACTCCTCACCACCGATTCTGGACAATGAATCTGATTGGCGCAGTAAATCAGTGCATATTTGGGCAAACTGTTTAAGTATGCTATCTCCGCCCTCATGACCAAAATTGTCATTAATCACTTTAAAGTAATCGATATCGATAACCAACAAGGATAACTGTTGGTTAAATCTGATCGCTCTGGCACATTCTTGTTTTGCTAATTGGTTATATGAGCGACGATTATGCACCCCAGTTAGTTGATCTGTATTCACTAAACTTTCGATTTGTTGATGTGCTTGTTCTAGTGATGTTTGTGCCTGTTTTAGGTTGGTGATATCTGCGCCCATAATAATGGTGTAACCACTGTCTAAGTTAATCCTGGTCATTTTAAACCAACGCCCATCAGACAGATCTGTTTCATACTGGTTTAGAGCCTTTTCTGAATGCAGTTTATGCAGATTTTCCAGCCATTGTTCAAAATCATCAGTATTGATAATAACGCCTTGCTTAGTTTCCCAAGCGTGGCGTAATAAATCGCCTGATTTTTTGCCAATAGCATCTTCTGTGGTAGTGCCAAAGATGCTGGCGAAGTGCTGATTACAGTAGATAACTTCTTTATCTTGGTTGAGTACACCGAAACAATTTGGAGTGAGTTTTAATGCATCCAAGAGGATGGGCTCTAAATTGACAGGTGGACTTTGCGGCATAGGATACTCAACAATGTGACGATACTTGGGCATAATTATAAAGGAAAAACGTTACTTTTTGGTAACAAGCTAACCGGTGCTATGACTCTGCTGCTGGATGGACAAAGCTTGTCCACTGTTTTTATTGACGTTTTTTAAATCGAGTAGGGGGAAATAAAATTATTTATCCCTCAGTCTAAAGAATGATAACGATGAGGTGCAGCAAGCATAAAAAAGCCCAGTCATTATCGTTAAGACTGGGCTGTTAAAGCAGATAAATTACGCGTTAGTTAACGCGTTTTTCACGTCGCTAGGCTTCATCGGAATTTTACGTAAACGTACACCGACTGCATTGTAGATTGCATTGGCAATCGCTGGAGCAACAGGGGTTACTGCCGGTTCACCTAATCCAGATGGTGGCATTTTGCTCGGGATAAACTCGATTTTAACTTCTGGAGTTTGGCCTAAGCGCAGCGGGGTATAGGTATCGAAGTTTGAGTCTTTATACTGACCATTAAGCAGTTCAGTACCTTCATACAAGGCCATCGATAATCCCCACAATGCCGCGCCCTGGCACTGAGCTTCAGCACCATTAGGGTCAACAATAATACCGGCATCGATGGCAATATAAAGCTTTTGCACATTGACAATACCGTTGCTTTTGTCGACATGAACTTGTACTGCACACGATACCCATGTTGGCATGTCACGTTCTTGACCAAAGGTTGATGCAATGCCAAGCGCTGTGTCTTTGGCTTGCGGAGTGCCCCAGCCAATCATCTCAGCAGCTTTTTTCAATACTGCGGCTTGGCGAGCCGCGCCACCTTCAGCAACAGGTGTGCTACCAGCATTTCGGCCTTCGGCAATGAGCATGTCTAGGCGGAACTGCAATGGATCTTTACCCGCGTGATGGGCAGCTTCATCCATAAAGCTTTCAACTGCCCAGCTTGTCCAACCCGGTCCAACAGAACGTAACCAACCTGGTCTGAAGGTCGCAATGGCCAGATCATTCGATACCGCGCGTACTTTTTGAGCACCAACAGTGTACCAATGGTCTGCTCCGGCAATCGAGAACGGATCATACGGTTCGCCATTGGTGCCTTTAGGCATAAAGCCTGGCGCTAATACTTGAGTTGGCCAACCTGCTGTGGCGTGATGTTCCATTGCGGTAACCGCTTTTTTATCATCAAATGCCATTTTGAGTTGTTGAACTGATGCAGAACGCGCGCTATCAAATAACATGTCTTGTGGACGTATCATCACCATTTTAACCGGTTTACCGCCTAATGCTTTAGAGGTCAACGCCGCAGGAATGGTGTAATCGCCGTTAAGTCTGCGGCCAAAGCCACCGCCTAACATGTAGCTACGAATAACAATGTTAGCTTCTTCTTCGCCTAATGCCGTGGCTAATACGGGTAGAGTAAGTGATTGCCACTGACAACCTGAATGCACTTCCCATATACCGTCTTGGTTTTTAAATACCAAGGCATTAAGCGGTTCCATTTGCGCATGGAGTACTGTGCTGGTGATATATTCTTCTGCAATGGTACTTTTCGCGCTCGCAAATACAGGCCCAGTGTCAGAATTGCCTGTGTCTAAAATACTGCCTTTGGTTTGGTCGCCAAGTAATTGCTTACCATGAGCAATAATGTCTGCTTCAGACACGTTGGCCGTTTTACCTGCATCCCATGTCACCTTTACCAGCTTCGAGGCTTTTTGGGCCGCATTAAAGCTGCTGGCGATAACCATTAACCAACCTGGTACACTGCCACTGGCATCTTCTAGTACGATAGTTTGCTGATAACCCTTTACTGCTTTTGCTGCAGAGTCATCAAACTTAACTACTTTAGAGCCATAACGAGTAGGGGGTAAAATAGGGTTGGCGTACACCATGCCATCAACTTTCGCATCGATACCAAATATGGTTTTACCGTTGGTCTTGTTGGCGATATCAAGAGAGGTCACCTGTTGGCCAACCAGTTTAAGATCGGCATTAGGCTTCAGCGGCAGGGTTTTCAGTTCTTCTTCAGTAAACTGACGCGTTAGGCCCATGGTGACTAACTCACCGTAAGACAGCTCGCCTTTACTTGAGATAACCTTACCGTTACTGGCTTTACAGTCTTTTGCTGCAATACCCCATTTTTTAGCTGCAGCTTCAATTAACGCTGTACGACCCGCAGCACCGGCTTGACGGTAAACCGGCCAACTTTGTGATATAGACCAACTGCCGCCGGTAACCATGTAACCCCAGCGTGGATCACTGTCGACATGGATAATTTCAATATCATCCCATGAGGCTTCCAGTTCATCAGCAAGAATACGAGCAATAGCTGTACCGACATGTTGGCCCATTTCTGAGCGCATAATGTTGACTTTAATTTTGCCGGCAGTATCGATTGAGTACCATAACGACGGTTCGTAAATGTCACCTTCGCTTGGGAGTACTTTACCGTCAGGGCTAGCAGGATCCATTGCCGCCATCAAATGGCGAGGAAAACCAAAGCTGACACCTACCGCTGTCATGGCAATTAAAAAACCGCGGCGGGTTATACCCACCGATCCACGTTTAGGCAGTCTGCTCATCGTTGCTCTCCTTGATTGCGTTTGCTGCTTCATGAATGGCGCTGCGAATACGAACGTAGGTCATACAACGACATAAATTTCCGCCCATCACAGCGTCAATGTCTTTGTCTGAAGGCTCAGGAATGTCTTTTAGTAGTGCTGCAGCTTGCATAATTTGGCCCGACTGGCAGTAACCACACTGTGGTACCTGCAGTTTTTGCCAAGAAATTTGCAATGGATGATCACCCTTTTCAGAAAGCCCCTCAATCGTAGTGATTTCGGCTCCTTCAACTGACGATATAGGGGTTATACATGAACGTGTAGCTCGGCCGCCAACATGGACGGTACAGGCACCACAGGTACCAATACCACAACCAAATTTGGTGCCAGTCATGTCCAGTTCATCACGAATAACCCACAGTAGAGGAGTATCACTCTCTACATCGGCAGTCATCGGTTTGCCGTTTAAAATAAATTTTGCCATTGTCACTTCTCCAGTGAAGTTAGTGCTCAAATCGGGGTTGATTACGGATCTCGCCCACTTGTTGTTGTAATTTAGGCCAGGTGTTTTCCCCAGCTGTTTGGCGCAAATAAGCTGCAATTGCGCTAATGTCTTCATCGCTAAGTGCATCACGAAAGCCTGGCATTACAACGCCGCTAATCCCTTGATCGCTGCGCACACCATCCAGTATTACGTTAATCAGGTTAGTTGGATCATTAAGATGTGTTGCCGAGCCGATAGTAATTAATGGGCGGCCTTTAACTAATTGGTCGCT
The nucleotide sequence above comes from Shewanella sp. Arc9-LZ. Encoded proteins:
- a CDS encoding DUF3302 domain-containing protein; amino-acid sequence: MFLDYFALGIIFFVVIFIFYGIIAIHDIPYEIAKKRNHPQQDALHIAGWVSLFTLHAIWPFLWIWATLYREDRGWGFSDSRKRELILEGEVKELMNHVTALTDRLSLLEQRSAVTTPPVSDEHSQEA
- a CDS encoding diguanylate cyclase, which translates into the protein MPQSPPVNLEPILLDALKLTPNCFGVLNQDKEVIYCNQHFASIFGTTTEDAIGKKSGDLLRHAWETKQGVIINTDDFEQWLENLHKLHSEKALNQYETDLSDGRWFKMTRINLDSGYTIIMGADITNLKQAQTSLEQAHQQIESLVNTDQLTGVHNRRSYNQLAKQECARAIRFNQQLSLLVIDIDYFKVINDNFGHEGGDSILKQFAQICTDLLRQSDSLSRIGGEEFTIILPMTDGEGAMIIAERIREHIAKHSFHTTQANSNIKVTVSIGVSSLTAGDKVIQDLFSRADMAMYCAKRGGRNQVQQAQTV
- a CDS encoding xanthine dehydrogenase family protein molybdopterin-binding subunit, with product MSRLPKRGSVGITRRGFLIAMTAVGVSFGFPRHLMAAMDPASPDGKVLPSEGDIYEPSLWYSIDTAGKIKVNIMRSEMGQHVGTAIARILADELEASWDDIEIIHVDSDPRWGYMVTGGSWSISQSWPVYRQAGAAGRTALIEAAAKKWGIAAKDCKASNGKVISSKGELSYGELVTMGLTRQFTEEELKTLPLKPNADLKLVGQQVTSLDIANKTNGKTIFGIDAKVDGMVYANPILPPTRYGSKVVKFDDSAAKAVKGYQQTIVLEDASGSVPGWLMVIASSFNAAQKASKLVKVTWDAGKTANVSEADIIAHGKQLLGDQTKGSILDTGNSDTGPVFASAKSTIAEEYITSTVLHAQMEPLNALVFKNQDGIWEVHSGCQWQSLTLPVLATALGEEEANIVIRSYMLGGGFGRRLNGDYTIPAALTSKALGGKPVKMVMIRPQDMLFDSARSASVQQLKMAFDDKKAVTAMEHHATAGWPTQVLAPGFMPKGTNGEPYDPFSIAGADHWYTVGAQKVRAVSNDLAIATFRPGWLRSVGPGWTSWAVESFMDEAAHHAGKDPLQFRLDMLIAEGRNAGSTPVAEGGAARQAAVLKKAAEMIGWGTPQAKDTALGIASTFGQERDMPTWVSCAVQVHVDKSNGIVNVQKLYIAIDAGIIVDPNGAEAQCQGAALWGLSMALYEGTELLNGQYKDSNFDTYTPLRLGQTPEVKIEFIPSKMPPSGLGEPAVTPVAPAIANAIYNAVGVRLRKIPMKPSDVKNALTNA
- the argH gene encoding argininosuccinate lyase; its protein translation is MALWGGRFQGETSALFKLFNDSLPVDYRLFEQDVVGSIAWADAIASVGIITAKECIDLKAALNELLVEVGNDPQAIISNGAEDIHSFVEQKLIAKVGDLGKKLHTGRSRNDQVATDLKLWCKKEGAALLARLGTLHAELIALAEREVDAVMPGYTHLQRAQPVTFGHWALAYVEMYERDISRLQDALSRADSCPLGSGALAGTAYPIDRHALAAALNFARPTLNSLDSVSDRDHVVELCSAASISMMHLSRMAEDLIFFNSGEANFISLADEVTSGSSLMPQKKNPDALELIRGKTGRVYGSLMGILTTMKALPLAYNKDMQEDKEGLFDVVDSWAICLDMAALVLSGLKVNRPQALVAAQQGYANATELADYLVAKGMPFREAHHVVGEVVVFAIGEQKPIEDLSVAELQKFANVISDDVYPNLTIEACLEKRDVLGGTAINQVQAAIAAKKA
- a CDS encoding (2Fe-2S)-binding protein → MAKFILNGKPMTADVESDTPLLWVIRDELDMTGTKFGCGIGTCGACTVHVGGRATRSCITPISSVEGAEITTIEGLSEKGDHPLQISWQKLQVPQCGYCQSGQIMQAAALLKDIPEPSDKDIDAVMGGNLCRCMTYVRIRSAIHEAANAIKESNDEQTA
- a CDS encoding HlyD family secretion protein — encoded protein: MDLLLILTYTAFCIAVFKVFKIPLTKWTVPTAILGGIVLIGTLLILMNYNHPYSRFAREYFVTIPIVPAVKGLVIEVNVKPNTPVKEGEVLFKIDPTPYLSMVKQKQAALKEAELQVPQLEAAFQIAAAKVEQATADKDRTESVYRRYEDGRKKAGRNSPFTELELDNRRQLYIASSAQLDAALAEGLRTRLAYESNIDGVNTKVAGLQAELAKAEYDLQQTVVRAPADGVVTQLALRKGAMAVPLPLRPALTFIPDETRYFAGAFWQNSLLRLKEGDEAEVIIDAMPGQVFKGKVAKILPAMAEGEIQFSGNLQSSNKLFQRGRVLVLIELEDDAIRQSLPAGVAGQVAIYTDHFSHVAVMRKVLLRMQGWLNYLFTEGH